In the Agromyces flavus genome, CCCACCGCCCCTGCAGCGTCGACCTCGCCGAGAGCAGCGTCAGCACCGGCGCGCCCACGTCGATGCCAGCGTCGACGGTCGCGTGCCCTGCGAGGATGGCGGTGAGCCAGGCCGGATGCGTCGTGAAGCCGCGGTCGGGCCGCCAGCGGTGGTCGTACTCCCACTCGCCGTCGAGCTCCTTCGCGATCGAGCGCGCGTAGAACCCGAGGTCGACGTTGGGCAGCGGACGCATGGGGTTGACCCGCGCCCCGAACTCGATGACGGGCGAGATCGCCTGCCGCCCGATGCTCCGCAGCTGGAACTCCAGCCACGGGCTGTTGAGGATGAGCGCCGCGGCGCGCCCCGGGTTGCGGGCCGACCAGAGGCTGAACACGAGCCCGCCGGTCGAGTGCCCGAGCAGGATCAGCGGTCGCGTGTGGGGGGTGAAGAGGCCGCTCTGCGGCCGTCTCGAAACCCGCTCCGCCGCACCGTCCCCCGCGTCACCTCCGTCCTCGGCATCACTCTGATCGATCGCCGCTAACGCCGCCTCGATCTCCTCGTCATACGTCGCCAGCTTCGTGACGTACCCCGGCGTCTGCCAGTCGCGCAGGCTGCGCCCGTACTTCCGAAGCTCGAGCGCGAAGAACCGCGCACCGGCATCCGTCCAGTACCGCGCGAGCTGGGGGTTGAAGAAGTAGTCGCTCCAGCCGTGCACGTAAAGCACGTCGCACCCGGATGCCGCGGGCGGCGGCACCGCGATCGGCTCCGGTTCCCACGGCCAGCGCCACCTCCGGCGCGCCCGCGCCTCCTCGGGCGCGGCCGACCGGTACCGCACGAGCGTCGCGACGACCTCACCCTCGTCGTCGGGCTCGAGCGGCAGCGTCAGCTGCTCGAACCCCTCGCCGAGCACGTCCGGTCGCCACTCGTCCAAGCCGCCTCCCCTTTGGGTCAGCTTAGGCAAGGACGATGGCTCGGCGCTCTCCACCACTACTTCACACCCTCAAGGCGCGCGATGCGGAGGCAGCCGAACGAAGATCAGAACGTATTGATTCC is a window encoding:
- a CDS encoding alpha/beta hydrolase, whose protein sequence is MDEWRPDVLGEGFEQLTLPLEPDDEGEVVATLVRYRSAAPEEARARRRWRWPWEPEPIAVPPPAASGCDVLYVHGWSDYFFNPQLARYWTDAGARFFALELRKYGRSLRDWQTPGYVTKLATYDEEIEAALAAIDQSDAEDGGDAGDGAAERVSRRPQSGLFTPHTRPLILLGHSTGGLVFSLWSARNPGRAAALILNSPWLEFQLRSIGRQAISPVIEFGARVNPMRPLPNVDLGFYARSIAKELDGEWEYDHRWRPDRGFTTHPAWLTAILAGHATVDAGIDVGAPVLTLLSARSTLQGRWDDAMLASDIVLVVDDIARHALELGPAVTVVRIDGALHDVFLSRQPARSAAYAAITRWLEGYAPPTTP